From Salvia splendens isolate huo1 chromosome 3, SspV2, whole genome shotgun sequence, a single genomic window includes:
- the LOC121794667 gene encoding reticulon-like protein B2: MAEHTVEHEKHESESLIDKITEKLHDADSSSSDSDGDNDIKSAASAVKSKIYRLFGREKPLHKVLGGGKPADIFLWRDKKVSAGVLGVATVIWVLFELLEYHLLALVCHILILGLAIVFLWSNAASFIKKSPPRIPEVVIPEDIVRDVASAFRSQINFALAILRDIASGKDVKSFLAVIAGLWVLSILGSCLNFLTLFYVGFLLLHSVPLLYEKYEDQVDAFAEKAEAELKKQYAVFSSQVLSKIPRGPLKEKKFL; encoded by the exons ATGGCTGAGCACACCGTCGAGCATGAGAAGCACGAATCTGAATCTCTGATCGATAAGATCACGGAGAAATTGCACGATGCTGATTCATCGTCATCGGATTCTGACGGCGATAACGACATCAAATCGGCTGCATCCGCCGTCAAGTCCAAGATCTATCGCCTGTTCGGCCGTGAAAAGCCCCTTCACAAGGTTCTAGGCGGTGGAAAAC CTGCTGATATTTTCTTATGGAGGGACAAGAAAGTATCTGCCGGCGTTCTTGGTGTTGCGACAGTGATTTGGGTGCTTTTTGAATTGCTTGAATACCATTTGCTAGCGCTAGTGTGCCATATCCTGATTCTTGGTCTAGCAATCGTTTTTCTGTGGTCTAATGCAGCCTCTTTTATAAAAAA ATCTCCACCTAGAATCCCTGAAGTTGTTATTCCTGAGGATATTGTACGGGATGTAGCTTCTGCATTCCGGAGTCAAATCAATTTTGCTCTTGCCATCCTCCGAGATATTGCATCAGGGAAAGATGTGAAGAGCTTCCTTGCA GTGATTGCTGGACTATGGGTTCTTTCTATACTGGGAAGCTGCCTCAACTTCCTCACCTTGTTCTACGTCG GTTTCCTTTTGTTGCACTCAGTGCCTCTGCTTTATGAAAAATATGAGGATCAGGTTGACGCTTTTGCCGAGAAAGCTGAGGCAGAGCTGAAGAAACAATACGCTGTGTTCAGTTCCCAGGTCTTGAGTAAAATTCCGAGAGGGCCGTTGAAGGAAAAGAAGTTCCTGTAA
- the LOC121793745 gene encoding probable membrane-associated kinase regulator 2: MSSPSSLSTLSNSPMEAFCVLEFQTTSPEQTDDEDSFFDLVLKSPDIRSSKSPGDVFRRGNGSVKSRPLCKVTLVRSTPKFRVFMLGFGKSVKCERSESNGETKRSPSIHSPRSPKVTCRDEKTTGTCRVAGANSLRSQLLKETSDYENSPEKSSRGFIPKYLKLIRPLYLMVWKRQHEKKKKPTESSTPCASPMTVPANISPKRISDGSRIGNFKMAARRLGKSRSVSTAVGMSPQPARQRDDSLLERVDGIQNAVLYCKRSYNSSSSKEFSNIFQSSVDHGKSSYEESKRCSI; the protein is encoded by the exons ATGTCTTCACCTTCCTCTCTTTCAACTCTCTCCAATTCTCCAATGGAAGCCTTTTGCGTGCTCGAATTCCAAACCACGTCGCCTGAGCAAACTGATGACGAGGATTCGTTTTTTGATCTGGTTCTCAAATCGCCAGATATCCGATCTTCCAAATCTCCCGGAGATGTATTCCGGAGAGGAAACGGTTCTGTGAAGTCGAGGCCTTTGTGTAAAGTGACACTCGTGAGATCGACTCCTAAATTCAGAGTTTTCATGTTAGGTTTCGGGAAATCGGTGAAATGCGAGAGATCGGAGTCCAACGGGGAGACCAAACGGAGTCCATCGATTCATTCTCCCAGATCTCCCAAGGTAACATGCAGAGATGAGAAAACGACAGGCACGTGCCGTGTGGCCGGAGCCAACAGTTTGAGAAGCCAGCTTCTGAAAGAGACTTCCGATTACGAAAACTCGCCGGAAAAGTCGTCGAGAGGTTTCATTCCTAAGTATCTGAAGCTAATTAGACCTCTCTACTTGATGGTTTGGAAGAGGCAGcacgagaagaagaagaagccaaCGGAATCCTCGACGCCGTGTGCGTCTCCGATGACGGTACCTGCCAACATTTCGCCAAAAAGGATTTCCGACGGTAGCAGGATCGGCAACTTTAAGATGGCGGCGAGGCGTTTGGGGAAAAGCCGATCGGTTTCAACGGCGGTAGGCATGTCGCCTCAACCAGCCCGCCAGCGAGACGATTCTCTTTTGGAACGAGTCGACGGAATCCAAAACGCTGTTCTGTACTGCAAAAGATCCTACAACAGCTCCTCATCCAAAG AATTTTCAAACATATTTCAATCTTCAGTTGATCACGGTAAAAGTTCCTATGAAGAGTCAAAGAGATGCAGCATTTGA